The following coding sequences lie in one Bacteroidota bacterium genomic window:
- a CDS encoding TolC family protein, with product MGKKRLFTICFLITVLFAAKWNAQAQILATDESRLFNPLTDDITKRLPNIRVLIDSAVKHSPSVKYEELKADYYYYEQLTAERHWMEHFSFNLDWNWGIWNFHDRQTSTISEPFAIDLNSIRDNFAIGFYIRFPLATLVDRRNRIAKQKKWQELSFVQREINRQFVVTQVIEAYDMMIQWQNYIRIYNDYQKFTMIQMQMAQNQFLNGEISTAEYTRLKEIQTRGAIEYQQAIAEFSKNYRTLEILTGINFNLVNVLR from the coding sequence ATGGGTAAAAAACGTCTGTTCACAATATGTTTTCTGATAACGGTTTTATTTGCTGCTAAATGGAATGCCCAGGCTCAGATACTTGCTACAGATGAGTCACGTCTTTTCAATCCTTTGACTGACGACATCACCAAGCGACTGCCAAACATCAGGGTGCTCATCGATTCCGCTGTTAAGCATTCACCATCGGTGAAATATGAAGAATTGAAAGCTGATTATTACTACTATGAACAGCTTACAGCCGAACGTCACTGGATGGAACATTTCAGCTTCAACCTCGACTGGAACTGGGGTATCTGGAATTTTCACGACCGGCAAACTTCTACAATCAGCGAGCCTTTTGCCATTGACCTCAATTCGATAAGGGACAACTTTGCCATCGGATTCTACATCCGTTTCCCACTTGCAACACTTGTGGATCGGCGTAATCGCATCGCCAAGCAAAAAAAATGGCAGGAGCTTTCATTTGTTCAGCGCGAAATCAACCGCCAGTTTGTGGTTACACAGGTCATCGAAGCCTATGATATGATGATCCAGTGGCAGAACTACATCAGGATATACAACGACTATCAGAAGTTTACGATGATTCAGATGCAGATGGCGCAGAATCAGTTCCTGAATGGTGAGATCTCAACAGCAGAATATACCAGGTTAAAAGAAATACAAACCAGAGGTGCCATTGAGTACCAACAGGCAATTGCCGAGTTTAGCAAGAACTACCGAACCCTCGAAATTCTCACCGGTATCAATTTCAACCTGGTTAATGTACTAAGATAA